The DNA segment AACTGCTGGTGGACGATTTCGGCACGGGATATTCGTCGTTGTCCTACCTGCAACGCTTCCCAATCGACGGCCTGAAGATCGACCGCTCCTTCATCAGCGGCGAGGGGGACCCGCGCGAAAACCAGGAGATAGTGCGCACCATCATAGCCCTGGCCCGAAACCTGGAACTGGACGTGGTGGCCGAAGGCGTGGAAACCAGCGAGCAGCTGGAAAGCCTGGAGGCGCTCGGCTGCGGCAGCGCGCAAGGGTACTGGTTCTCCAGGCCCGTGGACGCATCCGCTGCGGGGCGGCTTATCGAGATGTCCGAGGCGGGGTTCTAGCCCGGCCCTGAAGCCCCGTCGTCAGTACGCAAGTTCCTCCGGCTCTTCGACTCCAACACTCACTTCTGCTCCATGCTCCGGGAAGGCCTTCGAAGCCAGCTGCTTGCGCTTCTGGGCCAGCCGCTCCAGGGCTTGTTCCCTGTCCGGGGCGGTCTCCCTGCCGAGCACTGCCCTGATTTCCGCCGAAAGCGAACGTCCGTGGAGTTCGGCCCGGTGCTTGAGCACCTGCACCACATCATCCTCAAGATTCGCGACCGTAATCCTGGCCATGGATTTCCTCCCGTGATCATTCGGGTTACTCACTATCTGTATATTGGATTCGCTCCCAGTCAATCCCGCCGCCGCGTTTCGCCGCTCAACTCTCGACCCGCACCCCGCTTTGCGTTACTGTGCGCAAATCATATCCCGTCTCACGGAGGACCCTATGCCCGTCCGCATTCTCACCGCCCTGCTCGTCTGCATGGCACTCGCCGCCGCCACGGCCCGCGCCGAGGAAGTCGACTGCCTGACCACCGAATGGAAACTGCTCGGCGCGAACCACAAGGTCTGCGTCTATGCCTTCGACGACCCGGACATCTCCTGCGTCACCTGCTACCTGAGCCAGGCCAAGACCGGCGGCATCAAAGGCAGCGTCGGGCTGGCCGAGGACCCGTCGGAGTTCTCCCTGGAATGCGTGCAGACCTGCCCCACCACCCTGCCCGCCTCGCTGCCCAAGACCAAGAAGGTCTTCTCCGAAGGGACGTCGCTCGTGTTCAAGGACACCGAGATCACCAGGATCTACGACCCCAAACGAAAGACGCTGGTTTATGTGGCCATAAGCCGCAAGATCATCTCCGGCTCGCCCAAGAACTCGCTGTCCACCGTGGTGATCAAGTAGAGGGCCTCCGGCGGCCAGAGAGGGCTCCGCCCTCTCTGGACTCTCCCGCCAGGGGGATGATCCCCCTGGACCCTGCATTAGCTTCGCGGGCAGCACCGTTCCTGTCCAGAGAGCTCGCAAGAAAAGCCCTGAAGCGCGCAAAGCCGCGCTTCAGGGCTTTTGTATTCTTGGAATCACCGTTTTCGAC comes from the Fundidesulfovibrio putealis DSM 16056 genome and includes:
- a CDS encoding FitA-like ribbon-helix-helix domain-containing protein → MARITVANLEDDVVQVLKHRAELHGRSLSAEIRAVLGRETAPDREQALERLAQKRKQLASKAFPEHGAEVSVGVEEPEELAY
- a CDS encoding CreA family protein — encoded protein: MPVRILTALLVCMALAAATARAEEVDCLTTEWKLLGANHKVCVYAFDDPDISCVTCYLSQAKTGGIKGSVGLAEDPSEFSLECVQTCPTTLPASLPKTKKVFSEGTSLVFKDTEITRIYDPKRKTLVYVAISRKIISGSPKNSLSTVVIK